The following coding sequences are from one Chloroflexaceae bacterium window:
- a CDS encoding nucleotidyltransferase domain-containing protein, with the protein MIDQPIPPALQQDIARAVAILKAGGCSAVFLFGSGAAGTLTDRSDIDLAVQGCPKDRFFHLLGRLLFELERPVDLVDLDDSDPFVQFLQNEGGLRRVG; encoded by the coding sequence ATGATTGATCAGCCAATTCCACCAGCGCTTCAGCAGGATATCGCCCGAGCGGTTGCTATTTTGAAGGCAGGCGGTTGCTCGGCGGTGTTTCTCTTCGGCTCAGGCGCAGCGGGCACGCTCACTGATCGCTCCGATATTGACCTCGCCGTCCAGGGGTGTCCAAAGGACCGCTTTTTCCACCTGCTGGGACGCCTCCTCTTTGAGCTCGAGCGTCCGGTCGACCTGGTGGATCTCGACGATTCGGATCCCTTTGTCCAGTTTCTTCAGAACGAAGGTGGCCTGCGACGTGTCGGCTAA
- a CDS encoding reverse transcriptase/maturase family protein, which translates to MKTYKHLFERVCSFDNLWVAFHRARLGKRSKAEVAAFEYHLERNLFTLERELRAGEYRPGGYRHFYIFEPKKRKISAAPFRDRVVHHALCNVIEPIFDRRFIHNSYACRIGKGTHAALDRDQDYARRYRYVLQGDIVQFFPSVDHQVLRGLLARRIADPQVMALIDLILASGAGVLESEYTPQWFPGDDLLTPFERARGLPIGNLTSQFWGNVYLHELDNFVNQDLRTGAYLRYADDWLLFSDDKARLHTWREAISNFLVGLRLVLHDRKTQIYPTATGVPFLGFRLYPEHRRLKRPNVIRFKRRMRRLFHRFADGQIPLERVQASINGWVAHAAHGSTYRLREQLLGGLVVPRRGRP; encoded by the coding sequence ATGAAGACCTACAAACACCTGTTCGAGCGCGTCTGCTCGTTTGACAATCTCTGGGTTGCTTTTCACCGGGCGCGCCTGGGCAAGCGCAGCAAGGCCGAGGTGGCCGCCTTCGAGTACCATCTGGAGCGCAATCTCTTCACCCTGGAACGCGAACTGCGCGCGGGCGAATACCGGCCCGGCGGTTACCGCCATTTCTACATCTTCGAGCCGAAGAAGCGCAAGATTAGCGCCGCTCCCTTCCGCGACCGCGTGGTGCACCACGCCCTCTGCAATGTGATCGAGCCGATCTTCGACCGGCGTTTCATCCACAATTCCTACGCCTGCCGCATTGGCAAAGGCACCCACGCTGCCCTGGATCGCGACCAGGACTACGCGCGGCGCTATCGCTACGTCCTGCAGGGCGACATCGTCCAGTTTTTCCCGAGCGTGGATCACCAGGTGCTCCGTGGTCTCCTCGCGCGCCGCATCGCCGACCCGCAGGTGATGGCGCTCATTGACCTGATCCTCGCCAGTGGCGCCGGCGTGCTCGAAAGCGAGTACACGCCGCAGTGGTTCCCCGGCGATGATCTCCTGACGCCCTTCGAGCGCGCCCGTGGCCTGCCGATCGGCAACCTCACCTCGCAGTTCTGGGGCAACGTCTATTTGCACGAGCTCGACAACTTTGTCAATCAGGACCTGCGCACCGGCGCCTACCTGCGCTACGCCGACGACTGGCTGCTCTTCAGCGACGATAAGGCCCGGCTGCACACCTGGCGCGAGGCCATCAGCAACTTTCTTGTTGGCCTACGCCTCGTGCTCCACGACCGCAAGACGCAGATCTACCCGACGGCCACTGGCGTGCCGTTCCTCGGGTTCCGGCTCTACCCGGAGCATCGTCGGCTCAAGCGCCCCAATGTGATCCGCTTCAAGCGGCGCATGCGCCGGCTGTTCCACCGCTTCGCCGATGGCCAGATCCCGCTGGAGCGCGTGCAGGCCAGCATCAACGGCTGGGTGGCCCACGCGGCCCACGGCAGCACCTACCGGCTGCGCGAGCAGTTGCTCGGCGGGCTGGTCGTGCCCCGGCGAGGTAGACCATGA
- a CDS encoding SUMF1/EgtB/PvdO family nonheme iron enzyme — protein sequence MTNDPAAQIAILRRQRDAAADPALRAALDSAIAALEAQFGSAAPPPAGDTLSVGDVTNSQAIAIGAGARATVYIDGRHGKTNDELLAAYYQRLAARCRGMPLQGVYEQRSVADSLAIDLDRVYTELATTAVSRRERFSRAELASFDAEAFLRAHTGDHLLPRALRTMVEPRFPDDPTVDAEGAADASFGDGKKRSFVYREGPSPITGDAHERIARYAKEADELTFLGPTMVTEAIAASPRLVLLGEPGSGKSTALRYLAYTLARAGLDPRIDLAAHLEGWTSGRLLPIFAPLLPLAKRLAEAPERHGEAGDLWDYLVDHLQPRGANAGLAAAVHDEVEAGRAVLLLDGLDEVAGDDSRRKVTHAVWSFAEQYPTCRIVVACRVRAYEGERNAAWQLPGWPTATLADWTLGQMLAFVNAWYHTVAELHGRTEAWRDERIAALRRAITIREDLQRFGRQPLMMTVMALVHLNDGRLPEERASLYGRCIDILLGQWEIAGKEASAYGTLMDYIGLPDADVQSLRPLLGRAAYEAHRAAAPGEVGRLSRAILRTMVDDELKRRKHPNPSAGTDKFLEYTDQRAGLIQASEAGDAYAFPHQTFQEYLAGIELLGGADPLARVLDLRNDDRWRRPILLGVEQLALSSLDVPYRLLSRLVEAPGRAATRRAFDLLLAQEIANDLGWGWLEQRDALFSGLKRRLAQAMAETLRETSVPARDLVRIGAILAELGDPRPGVCDLPPAMVELPGGSFVIGSTAAEAEAAGRALEQYYLQKGDKETAKRARKWPEDEINTRPLTLAPFAIGRYPVTNAQYRRFIEAGGYDPEAPWWDEAARAWLARDDAAIEGMEDWQRRTRKDQPEYWDDETFGSARPNYPVVGISWYEASAFCRWLTQHLNDGHTYLLPSEAEWEYAARGLTRRTYPWGNAELDPERASYDQTYGFTTLAVGCFPRGSTPEGVLDLAGNVWEWTRSEYRDYPYDPHDGREDGAAPAQKSFTLRGGSWAAQPIVLRAACRLQTAPDDHNVSVGFRLARHPPRVKN from the coding sequence ATGACCAACGACCCCGCCGCCCAGATTGCCATCCTGCGCCGGCAGCGCGACGCCGCCGCTGACCCGGCGCTGCGGGCCGCGCTCGACAGCGCCATCGCCGCCCTCGAAGCGCAGTTCGGCAGCGCTGCTCCCCCTCCCGCCGGTGACACGCTCAGCGTTGGCGATGTTACGAATAGCCAGGCCATCGCCATCGGCGCCGGCGCCCGCGCCACGGTCTACATTGACGGGCGGCACGGCAAGACGAATGACGAGTTGCTCGCCGCCTATTACCAGCGTCTGGCCGCCCGCTGCCGCGGCATGCCCCTCCAGGGCGTCTACGAGCAGCGCAGCGTCGCCGATAGCCTGGCGATTGACCTCGACCGGGTCTACACCGAACTGGCAACGACGGCGGTCAGCAGGCGTGAGCGCTTCAGCCGCGCTGAGCTTGCCAGCTTCGACGCGGAAGCCTTTCTGCGGGCCCATACTGGCGACCACCTGCTCCCGCGCGCCCTGCGGACCATGGTTGAGCCGCGTTTTCCTGATGACCCGACCGTTGATGCTGAGGGTGCGGCTGACGCGAGTTTCGGCGACGGCAAGAAACGTAGTTTCGTCTACCGTGAGGGTCCGAGTCCGATCACTGGCGACGCTCACGAACGTATCGCGCGCTACGCCAAGGAGGCCGATGAGCTGACTTTCCTGGGTCCGACCATGGTCACCGAGGCCATCGCTGCCAGCCCGCGCCTGGTGCTGCTCGGCGAGCCGGGCAGCGGCAAGAGCACCGCCCTGCGCTATTTGGCCTACACCCTGGCGAGGGCCGGGCTTGACCCGCGGATCGACCTGGCGGCACACCTGGAGGGCTGGACATCCGGGCGCCTGCTGCCGATCTTCGCCCCGCTGCTGCCGCTGGCAAAGCGCCTTGCCGAGGCCCCCGAGCGCCACGGTGAGGCCGGCGACCTGTGGGACTACCTGGTTGACCATCTGCAGCCCAGGGGCGCCAACGCCGGCCTTGCCGCCGCCGTCCACGACGAGGTCGAGGCGGGCCGCGCAGTTCTGCTCCTCGACGGGCTGGACGAGGTCGCCGGCGACGACTCGCGGCGCAAGGTCACGCACGCGGTATGGTCCTTTGCTGAACAGTACCCGACCTGCCGGATCGTCGTCGCCTGCCGGGTGCGGGCCTACGAAGGCGAGCGCAACGCCGCCTGGCAGTTGCCCGGCTGGCCCACGGCCACCCTGGCCGACTGGACCCTCGGCCAGATGCTGGCCTTTGTCAACGCCTGGTACCACACGGTTGCCGAATTGCACGGCCGTACCGAAGCGTGGCGCGATGAGCGCATCGCCGCCCTGCGCCGCGCGATCACTATCCGCGAGGACCTGCAACGCTTCGGGCGCCAGCCGCTGATGATGACGGTGATGGCCCTGGTGCACCTGAACGACGGACGGCTGCCCGAGGAGCGGGCCAGCCTCTACGGGCGCTGCATCGATATTCTGCTTGGCCAGTGGGAGATCGCCGGCAAAGAGGCCAGCGCGTACGGGACGCTGATGGACTACATTGGCCTGCCCGACGCCGACGTTCAGAGCCTGCGCCCGCTCCTGGGCCGGGCGGCCTACGAGGCTCACCGCGCCGCTGCGCCCGGCGAGGTCGGCCGCCTCAGCCGCGCGATTCTGCGCACGATGGTAGATGATGAGTTGAAGCGGCGCAAGCACCCCAACCCCTCTGCAGGCACAGACAAGTTCCTGGAATACACCGATCAGCGCGCCGGGCTGATCCAGGCCAGCGAGGCCGGCGACGCCTACGCCTTCCCCCACCAGACGTTCCAGGAGTATCTGGCCGGCATCGAGTTGCTCGGCGGGGCCGACCCGCTGGCCCGCGTGCTCGACCTGCGCAACGACGATCGCTGGCGGCGCCCGATCCTGCTCGGCGTCGAGCAACTGGCCCTCAGTTCGCTCGACGTGCCCTACCGCCTGCTCAGCCGGCTGGTCGAAGCGCCCGGCCGCGCGGCGACCCGGCGCGCCTTCGACCTGCTCCTGGCGCAGGAGATCGCCAACGATCTCGGCTGGGGCTGGCTGGAGCAGCGCGACGCCCTCTTCAGCGGGCTGAAGCGGCGCCTGGCCCAGGCGATGGCTGAGACCCTGCGCGAGACCAGCGTGCCTGCCCGCGACCTGGTGCGCATCGGCGCGATCCTGGCCGAACTGGGCGACCCGCGCCCCGGTGTCTGCGACCTGCCGCCGGCGATGGTCGAATTGCCGGGCGGCAGCTTCGTGATCGGCAGCACCGCCGCGGAGGCCGAGGCCGCCGGGCGGGCCTTGGAGCAGTACTACCTGCAGAAGGGCGACAAGGAGACCGCGAAGCGGGCGCGGAAATGGCCGGAAGACGAGATCAACACCCGTCCGTTGACCCTGGCGCCCTTCGCCATCGGGCGCTACCCGGTTACCAATGCACAGTATCGTCGATTCATCGAGGCGGGTGGCTACGACCCGGAGGCACCCTGGTGGGACGAAGCGGCCCGCGCCTGGCTGGCCCGCGACGACGCGGCGATCGAGGGGATGGAGGACTGGCAGCGCCGGACGCGCAAGGATCAGCCCGAGTACTGGGACGACGAGACGTTTGGTAGTGCCCGTCCCAACTATCCGGTGGTCGGGATCAGTTGGTACGAGGCGAGCGCCTTCTGCCGCTGGCTCACCCAACACCTGAACGACGGCCACACCTACCTGTTGCCGAGCGAGGCCGAGTGGGAGTACGCGGCGCGTGGCCTCACGCGGCGCACCTATCCGTGGGGAAACGCTGAACTTGACCCGGAGCGGGCGAGCTACGATCAGACATACGGCTTCACCACCCTGGCCGTGGGCTGCTTCCCCCGCGGGTCAACGCCGGAGGGCGTGCTGGACCTGGCGGGCAACGTCTGGGAGTGGACGCGCTCGGAGTACCGTGACTATCCGTATGATCCCCACGACGGGCGCGAGGATGGCGCCGCTCCGGCGCAAAAAAGCTTTACACTCCGCGGCGGTTCGTGGGCCGCTCAACCGATCGTCCTGCGCGCGGCCTGCCGCCTCCAAACTGCGCCCGACGACCACAACGTCAGCGTGGGTTTTCGGCTTGCCCGGCACCCTCCTCGTGTAAAGAATTAA